The Altererythrobacter sp. H2 genomic sequence TCGCCCACCGGCTGGAGCGACAGGCGAACATCCAGCCCGGGTATGTCCCGCGCCAGCAAAAGATACCGTTCCGCTTCGGCGATGTTGAACAGCGGCTGGCCTGAAAGCCGGTCGATATAGCGTTGCAGGACCCTTGCCGAAGGGCCGGCCTCTCCCCGTATCTGGACTTGCGCAAGGCGGGCGACGATCACGTCGAAATCGACCCGCCCGTCATCGATTTCCTGCACCGGAACCCGGACTGCTGCAAGGTAGCCTGACTGGCGCAGGATAGTGGCTGCCCGGTCGCGAATTTCGCAGATTGCAGCCACGGGCAGCTCCTGCCCCACGTATGGCTGCCACGCACCGGCCAGCATGCCCGGATCGATTTCACCAAGCCCGCTGAATTCCGCTCCGGAAAACGTGAAGCGCAGGTCGGCAAAGCGGGGGTCCGCCAGCGGGCAAGCGGCCCGTTCGACAGCATCGCCAACCGCTACGGGATCGCCGTCGAGACGCAGGCGCTGGTCGAGTTGCTCGCGGCGAATTTCCTCCCGCGTCGGCGGCGCAGGCGGGGCAATCTGTGCCTGTGCCGCCGAAGCCAGTCCCGAACCAAGTACGAGCGCGAACAGGAATTGCCTCACCAGTATCACGCCTCGCTCATGTCTGGCTGTTCCGGCCATGGCAGCACATGAGTTCCGGGGGCGGCTCATTGTCCCATGCCCGAGGTCAGGTCAGAAGCCAGCGCAGTGTCCAATCGCACCTCCCGAAGCAGCGGGCGGGCGGCGTCGCCGATGAGCGAGAAACCACCCCAATAGTAAGGATGCGAGGTGAGCGGATCGTCCATCAATGCCAGGCGGGATCGGCCAAGCGCATCGCCGATCGTGGAGCCGGGCCCTTCCCGGAACATCTGCGAGATCAGCCGTTCAGTTGCGCTGTAGTCGTCCGGAGCGGGCCAGTGACTGGCCATGACCGCTCTGCCGCCGGCCCCGATGAATGACCGGACCAGGCCATCGAGCGCGGTTCCGCCGCCACTGCCCACCCCGGCAGCCCTTGTGGCCTCGATGCTGGCTTCACCGGCCGTGTCGCAGGCAGACAGGATTACGATATCGGCGTCGAGATCGAGATCGAAGATTTCCTCGAACGAAAGCAGGCCGTCGGACGTGCCTGAGCCGAACGAAGTCAGCAGCGCAGGCCGCGCCGGACACCCTGGTTCGGGCGGAGTGACCAGCCCATGGGTCGCGAAATGGAGCACGCGGAACTCATCCAGATCGCTACGCGCGGAGATGGCGCTATCCGTGAATTCGGCGCGGGTGAGTATCTCCGAACCGGCATCGCCGATCAGCCCTCGGGCGATCCTCAATTCCGCATCGTCGATCGGCTGGTTCCAGATGCCCGCGCTCCAGCCGCACCGGTTGCTGCCTCCGGCAATGACGGCACGGGCCTGCGGCGGCGGATCGACCCCGATGGGTTCGTTGCGACCAAGGCCGAGGTATTCGTGGGCGGCCTGCGAAACGCTGGCCTTGCGCGCATCGACAAAGGCCTGCGCCGATACGGCGGTGCTGATCTGCCGGCCCCGGCCAAGCCAGGCAACGCCGGTAAAGTCGTATTCGTCGCCCCCGGCAGCAACCCGTGCATCATAGCGGGAGACCGAAGCGGGATCGGTCACCAGAATATCCACGGGCAGCCGCAGGAAGGCACCGTCCGGCTCGAAGATCAGGTGGCGCACGGCGCCCAGATCGTCCGCTACAGGCGCGAACAGCCGATTGAACAATCGGTGTGCGCCGGAAATGTCATAAGGGTAGGTGACGAACTGCCCGCTTTCGAACAGCGAAATCGAGGCACGCAGCATATCGACTTCGAAGTCGAGGTCGCGCTCTTCCAGCATGACCTGCCAGGCGCGCGGGCCGCTGCGGTCGAGCCAGAAGACATAAATATCGGAGCCGACCAGTGCGAGCTTGGCGTAAGCTTCGCCCTCGCCCAGCGCGTCGCGGAAATCGGTCAGCGACAGCGCACGGGGTGCCACGACGCGATATTCGGGATAGTCGTTGAGCTGCACCTGGGTGCGCTGCTGCTGCTGTTCGAGCAAGGCGATCTGCTGCGCCATTTCGGCGACCATCGCCTCTGTGCCCGCGGCCGGTTCGGCCCGGCCAAGAGCTTCGTAACGAATCCGTGCGCGCTCGATGTCGCGCCCGAGGTCGGTCGACTGCCGGAACAGGCGTGCACCTTCGTCGGAACGGGCGCTGAGCTGACGGGCCAGCACTGCCTGCGTCTCCGCTACGCCAGGGCGAACCAGGATCTGGGTCGCCTTGAAGAAGTCTTCCGCCGCGACCGGATCTGTCGCCACGCGCCCCGCCAGCAAGCGGAAATAGGGGGCAAGACGGTTAGCAAATCCGGTCGCCGCGTTGCGGGTGCCGACAGTGCGGTTCACCAACCCGCGATAAAGCCCGAGAGCTTCCTCCTCCCGACCGGAATCTAGCAGGAGTTCGCCCAGCCGGGCTTCCATGGCGCTCACCGCGCGCCGCTCGGGATATTGGGCCTGCAGGATGGCCAAGCCGTTGCGCAGGTAGGTTTCAGCCAGTGCGAGGTCACCCTCTGCCTCGGCCATTGTCGCCAGCTCGCCCAGCACCTGGGCGCGCAGGCGGGTTATCGATGTGACCCGCCCGTCCCGCACGGCAGTCGCCCGGCTATAGGCATCAAGCAGCGATCTGCGCGCACCGGCGAAATCCCCACCCATCCGCTGGGCCGTACCGCGCAGTTGCAGGGCCTGCGCGTCGATGATTTCGGCGCGTTCCTCGGGCGAAAGCTGCAGCTCGTCCACGAAGCCGAGCGCGCCAGCCGTATCGCCGTTGAGACGGGCCGCGAGCGGGCGGTTGATCGCCAGTCGCCCTTCCAGTTCTTCGGCCCCCGCCAGCCTGCCGCTCAACCCGCGTTCAAGACGGGCCAGCGCAGAATCGTATTGCCCCTGATTGAGCAGGTGGATCGCTTCAAAATTGCGCTGAAGCCGTTCGGCAACGGGATCCCCTGCGGTCTGGCCCTCCGCCTCGGCAAACAGGCGATCGGCCTCCGCCGCTTCGCCCAGATTGCTCTTCTGCAAGGCCCGGTTGACCAGGAACTCGCCCGGATTGATGCCGCTGTCAGCCTCGCCCTCAAGCCTTTGTTGAAGGGTTTCGAAATAGGCTGCTGCCTCGGCATATTCTCCGCCCAGATTGCGGCGGTATCCTTCGGCCAGGGCCTGCGCGGGTTTGAGGGTTTCCGCCTGCACGCGGGCAAAAGCCAGCGGGTCAGCCACGGAAGTCGAGGCCACGTCGATCGCTCCACTGGCAACCGCGTTGTCGATGACCGAGCGCAGCGCGAGGCTCGTCGCGCTGTCATAGGCGGAAAAGCCGTCGGCCACCCACGTGGTGATGCCGCTGCGTTCAATCCGGGTGGTCCAGCCCAGTTCGGTGCCTGCAACCTTGCATGTGCCACCGGAACATTCGACCGCTTCCCGACGATGAGGCGCAATTCTTGCCGCGGGATCGCCCTCGAAGTTCCTGAAGGCGTAGACATTGGCAACCGGCAGCGCGGAATCCCGGCACACCACGGCCCAGCGCCGATCAAACGGAGACTGTCGCGCCGGGTTGCCGACGCTGCGGTCCTGCACCTGGCACAGGATTCCATCGCCGCTGCCGATCGCAAAACTGTCGCGCAGCAAGACAGGTCGCTCCTGCGCGGCAAGCGGCGCGGCAAGCGCGCTGGCCAGCATAAGGACGGCGTAGGATCCGCGTCGGACCATGCCAGGCAACCCTTCATTCCCGTCCGCGCCGCAGCGGCGCGAACCTCAGGTTGCGACCAAGTTTCTGTTTATCGTGCGAGCGAGCCTAGATAGCGCGTCGATTCGCACCTAGGACGTTTCGGACAATCGCAGGGGTCAGACCCGAATACTAGCTCCAACCGCCCCATCTGACGGATTCGTCCAGCGGAGCACGCGCCACTGGAAAGGCGTTGACCGGTGCTTGAGGATCACGGTAGCCGATTGCGACCCCGCAGAAAAAGATGTGATCCTCCGGGATGTCGACGACTTCCCGGATCTGCGGCGCATAGACCGCCCAGGCTTCCTGGTAGCAGGTGTCCAGCCCCGCCTCCCGGCAGAGCAGGCCGATGGTCTGGAGCCACATGCCAATGTCCGACCACTGCGGCGGGCCCATGTACTTCGGCGTGTGAACCAGCATCAGCACCGGTGCACCGAAGGCCTGGAAATTGCGCGCGAACCACATCAGGCGGCCGGTCTTGTTGTCCTTGGGGATGTCGAGCGCGCCATACATGGCTTCACCCACACCGCGCCGACGCACTTCATAGGCACCGTCAAGCTCGGGCGGGTAGACGTTGTATTCGGGCGCAAAAGCATCGCGACCTCTGGGCAATTCCAGCGCCACCCGGGCGAACAGGCTCTGGAGCGGTTCGCCCGTCAGCACGATCCCGTGCCAGGGCTGGGTGTTCCCGCCCGAGGGGGATCGACGGGCCTTTTCGAGGATAGCGGCCAGCACTTCGCGCTCGACCGGCTGGTCGAGGAAAGCGCGGACGGAGCGGCGTGTCTGGACAGCTTCGGTTACGTTCATCATTCCACCTCGAACAATCCGGCCAGCTGCTCGATGATCGTGCCGCCAAGCTGCTCCACGTCCATGATCGTGACCGATTTCTTGTAATAGCGCGTCACATCATGGCCAATGCCGATCGCGGCGAGCTGCACGGGCGAGCTCTTCTCGATCCATTCGATCACCCGGCGCAGGTGCTGTTCGAGGTATCCGGCGTTGTTGACGCTGAGCGTCGAGTCATCGACCGGCGCACCATCAGAAATCACCATCAGGATGCGGCGGTCTTCGGTCCGGCCCAGCAGGCGTTGGTGCGCCCACAGCAGCGCCTCGCCGTCGATGTTTTCCTTCAGCAGCCCCTCGCGCATCATCAGCCCGAGGTTGCGGCGCGCGCGGCGCCAGGGTTCGTCGGCCTTCTTGTAGATGATGTGGCGGAGGTCGTTGAGGCGCCCGGGGTGCGGTGGTTTGCCATCGGCAAGCCAGGCTTCGCGGCTCTGCCCGCCTTTCCACGCACGGGTGGTGAAGCCGAGTATCTCGGTCTTGACCCCGCACCGCTCAAGGGTGCGGGCCAGGATGTCGGCGCTGATCGCGGCAATGCTGATCGGCCGGCCCCGCATAGAGCCGGAATTGTCGATCAGCAGCGTAACGATCGTATCCTTGAACTCCTGGTCGCGCTCGACCTTGTAGCTCAGCGACTGGCCAGGGCTGATGACGACGCGGGCGAGCCGTGCCGCATCGAGCAGGCCCTCTTCCTGGTCGAAATCCCAGCTCCGGTTCTGCTGCGCCATCAGGCGGCGCTGGAGACGATTGGCGAGCCGGGTCACGATCGACTGCAGGCCGGTCAGTTGGCTGTCGAGGTAGGCACGCAGGCGGTCCAGCTCCTCGCTGTCGCACAGCTCGGGCGCTTCGACCACTTCATCGAACCGGTCGGTGAAGTACTTGTATTCGAAATCGTTCGGAATGTCGGTCCAGGGGCGGTTCGGGCGGACCGGCAACATGCCTTCCTCGCCATCCTCGCCCTGCTCGCCTTCGGCCATGTCCGAAGACGATTCCATCTCGGTCTGACTGTCACTATCCCCGTCGCCTTCAGCCATCTCCCCGGCCATTTCGGTGGTCTGGGGTTCATTGCCGTCGGACTGGTCCTCACCCTCGTCCTGCTGCTCGTCCTGGCCCTCATCCTCGTCGCCATCGTCCTCGTCGGCGGAGCCATCATCATCAGGACGGGTCAGCTCGAGATGCTGCAACATGTCGAGGGCAAGCGACTGGAATGCCTTCTGGTTGTCGATTGACAGGGCCAGCGCCTCGAAGTCCCCACCTGTCCTGGCCTCGATGAATTCGCGGACCATTTCCACACCGGCCCGCGCCCGTTGCGGCACCGGCGCACCGGTCAGCGCCTCGCGCAACATCAGCGCCAGCGCGGTCTGGAGCGGAACCTCCCCTTCGCCCTGCGCACGGGTAATCGGATCGGTCGCCGTGCGCAGCTCGACTGCGGCATCAAGATTGCCGCGCATCCCGCTGAAATTGTTGGCACCCAATGCTTCATAGCGGACTTGCTCGACCGCATCGTAGCAGGCCCGCGCGACCGGTTCGCTCGGCGCGTTGCGGTCATGCAGCCCGGCGTTGTGGTGCCGCAGCCGCAGGGCGAAGCTGTCGGCAAAGCCGCGTGCCTCGGTCGCCTGTTCCGGCGGCAGGGCGCGCCCCGGCAAAGGCACGCGGAAATTGTTTCCCGCAGCGCTCGGCGCGTCGGCGCTCCAGGCGACCTCGACCTCAGGTTCGCGCGCGACGGCACGTGCCGTAACGGTCAGCGCCTGCTTGAACAGCTCGAGAGGTGTCTTGTCGGCCACGAGCTAGAGAATGCTCTGCCCGGTCTTGGCCCAGTCGGCGAGGAAGCCTTCGATGCCTTTGTCGGTCAGCACGTGCTTGAACAGGCTCTTGATGACGGCAGGGGGTGCGGTCATAACGTCCGCACCGATCCGCGCGCTTTCCAGCACGTGGACGACATGGCGCACGCTGGCGACGAGGATTTCGGTTCGGAAATCGTAGTTGTCATAGATCAGGCGGATATCGCGGATCAGGTCCATCCCGTCGAACCCGTTGTCATCATGCCGGCCTACGAACGGGCTGATGAAGGTAGCCCCCGCCTTCGCCGCCAGCAGCGCCTGGTTGGCGGAGAAGCAGAGCGTGACGTTGACCATCGTGCCCTCGCCCGTCAGCGCCTTGCAGGTCTTCAGCCCGTCAATCGTCAGCGGCACCTTTATGCAGACGTTGTCCGCGATCTTGCGCAGGACTTCAGCTTCTTTCATCATCGTTTCGTGGTCGAGCGCAACGACCTCGGCGGAGACCGGCCCATCCACGATGCCGCAGATTTCCCTCGTCACTTCCATGAAATCCCGCCCGGACTTGGCGATCAGGCTGGGATTGGTGGTGACGCCATCAAGCAGGCCAGTGGCGGCCAGATCCTTGATGTCAGCGATTTCGGCGGTGTCGACGAAGAATTTCATGGCGCGGCAGGCTCCGGGAGAGATCGATTCCCCCGATGCTCTAACGAAGCCATGGCAGAGCCGCTAGCCCCGAGGGCCAATCAAAAAGCGCAGGTCCTCAAATGCGGGCGGCGAGTGCGAACACCCCGATCAGCAGGGGATCGTTAGTCGCGCGCGGGTTGCGGCGGATGGCGGCTTCCTCCGCGCCAATCTCGCTCCAGATCGCCTCGTTGACCGTATTCGAGAATCGCGCAGCCACCGCCGGCACGTCGATACCTGACAGGCGGGCAATGGCATCGCCGATCACCGGATCGCGG encodes the following:
- a CDS encoding CHAT domain-containing protein, which produces MVRRGSYAVLMLASALAAPLAAQERPVLLRDSFAIGSGDGILCQVQDRSVGNPARQSPFDRRWAVVCRDSALPVANVYAFRNFEGDPAARIAPHRREAVECSGGTCKVAGTELGWTTRIERSGITTWVADGFSAYDSATSLALRSVIDNAVASGAIDVASTSVADPLAFARVQAETLKPAQALAEGYRRNLGGEYAEAAAYFETLQQRLEGEADSGINPGEFLVNRALQKSNLGEAAEADRLFAEAEGQTAGDPVAERLQRNFEAIHLLNQGQYDSALARLERGLSGRLAGAEELEGRLAINRPLAARLNGDTAGALGFVDELQLSPEERAEIIDAQALQLRGTAQRMGGDFAGARRSLLDAYSRATAVRDGRVTSITRLRAQVLGELATMAEAEGDLALAETYLRNGLAILQAQYPERRAVSAMEARLGELLLDSGREEEALGLYRGLVNRTVGTRNAATGFANRLAPYFRLLAGRVATDPVAAEDFFKATQILVRPGVAETQAVLARQLSARSDEGARLFRQSTDLGRDIERARIRYEALGRAEPAAGTEAMVAEMAQQIALLEQQQQRTQVQLNDYPEYRVVAPRALSLTDFRDALGEGEAYAKLALVGSDIYVFWLDRSGPRAWQVMLEERDLDFEVDMLRASISLFESGQFVTYPYDISGAHRLFNRLFAPVADDLGAVRHLIFEPDGAFLRLPVDILVTDPASVSRYDARVAAGGDEYDFTGVAWLGRGRQISTAVSAQAFVDARKASVSQAAHEYLGLGRNEPIGVDPPPQARAVIAGGSNRCGWSAGIWNQPIDDAELRIARGLIGDAGSEILTRAEFTDSAISARSDLDEFRVLHFATHGLVTPPEPGCPARPALLTSFGSGTSDGLLSFEEIFDLDLDADIVILSACDTAGEASIEATRAAGVGSGGGTALDGLVRSFIGAGGRAVMASHWPAPDDYSATERLISQMFREGPGSTIGDALGRSRLALMDDPLTSHPYYWGGFSLIGDAARPLLREVRLDTALASDLTSGMGQ
- a CDS encoding nitroreductase, whose protein sequence is MMNVTEAVQTRRSVRAFLDQPVEREVLAAILEKARRSPSGGNTQPWHGIVLTGEPLQSLFARVALELPRGRDAFAPEYNVYPPELDGAYEVRRRGVGEAMYGALDIPKDNKTGRLMWFARNFQAFGAPVLMLVHTPKYMGPPQWSDIGMWLQTIGLLCREAGLDTCYQEAWAVYAPQIREVVDIPEDHIFFCGVAIGYRDPQAPVNAFPVARAPLDESVRWGGWS
- the cobT gene encoding cobaltochelatase subunit CobT, coding for MADKTPLELFKQALTVTARAVAREPEVEVAWSADAPSAAGNNFRVPLPGRALPPEQATEARGFADSFALRLRHHNAGLHDRNAPSEPVARACYDAVEQVRYEALGANNFSGMRGNLDAAVELRTATDPITRAQGEGEVPLQTALALMLREALTGAPVPQRARAGVEMVREFIEARTGGDFEALALSIDNQKAFQSLALDMLQHLELTRPDDDGSADEDDGDEDEGQDEQQDEGEDQSDGNEPQTTEMAGEMAEGDGDSDSQTEMESSSDMAEGEQGEDGEEGMLPVRPNRPWTDIPNDFEYKYFTDRFDEVVEAPELCDSEELDRLRAYLDSQLTGLQSIVTRLANRLQRRLMAQQNRSWDFDQEEGLLDAARLARVVISPGQSLSYKVERDQEFKDTIVTLLIDNSGSMRGRPISIAAISADILARTLERCGVKTEILGFTTRAWKGGQSREAWLADGKPPHPGRLNDLRHIIYKKADEPWRRARRNLGLMMREGLLKENIDGEALLWAHQRLLGRTEDRRILMVISDGAPVDDSTLSVNNAGYLEQHLRRVIEWIEKSSPVQLAAIGIGHDVTRYYKKSVTIMDVEQLGGTIIEQLAGLFEVE
- the fsa gene encoding fructose-6-phosphate aldolase — translated: MKFFVDTAEIADIKDLAATGLLDGVTTNPSLIAKSGRDFMEVTREICGIVDGPVSAEVVALDHETMMKEAEVLRKIADNVCIKVPLTIDGLKTCKALTGEGTMVNVTLCFSANQALLAAKAGATFISPFVGRHDDNGFDGMDLIRDIRLIYDNYDFRTEILVASVRHVVHVLESARIGADVMTAPPAVIKSLFKHVLTDKGIEGFLADWAKTGQSIL